The Fundulus heteroclitus isolate FHET01 unplaced genomic scaffold, MU-UCD_Fhet_4.1 scaffold_56, whole genome shotgun sequence genome has a segment encoding these proteins:
- the LOC118561103 gene encoding zinc finger protein OZF-like isoform X1: MQTDPAFQDAAHGLCTIQIKAEPDDDVEIQPFPLLRKLSVTLTDCRAWLEGRDFLSLDDHPQLRQPRLQPTTNSGRKMEYCPVCQKGFYKQAHLEAHLWSHRGQKPNECWRCGKTYPTLMSLVLHQQVHGRSEPYRCSYCDRTFALKRDWKTHHRTHSGTKPFKCWFCGDGFGGQDQLDRHLELHKGERSYRCKVCGKMFVSYQGFNFHRKSHKTSKRLPCLKCSKTFSNPQSLKVHQATHSSRKPHTCPTCGKGFKLHGGLRSHQRIHEDLKEYRCSECSKCFSSLQGLKLHDRTHTGLKPYQCSECGKRFTQAPHLKAHAVTHTGERPFLCTTCGKRFTQSSHLKSHIKLFHLGEKPFSCADCGKSFTIAHYLKMHRLSHTKEKHYQCSYCDKAFSYHNSWRAHERIHTGERPFRCRDCGRAFITSGSLLTHQRAVHTGEKNHYCITCGEFFFTSSLLRVHQLDHTGERPHACSCGKTFKTKGVLRFHLKRFTEHRPAQ, from the exons GACGCGGCTCATGGACTCTGCACCATCCAGATCAAAGCGGAGCCGGACGACGACGTGGAGATCCAGCCCTTCCCCCTCCTGAGGAAGCTGTCCGTCACACTGACCGACTGCAGGGCGTGGCTGGAGGGCCGGGACTTCCTGTCTCTGG ATGATCATCCTCAGCTCCGCCAGCCGCGGCTGCAGCCCACCACCAACAGCGGCAGGAAGATGGAGTACTGCCCCGTGTGCCAGAAGGGCTTCTACAAGCAGGCCCACCTGGAGGCCCACCTGTGGAGCCACCGAGGCCAGAAGCCCAACGAGTGCTGGCGGTGCGGGAAGACCTACCCGACCCTGATGAGCCTGGTCCTGCACCAGCAGGTCCACGGCCGCAGCGAGCCGTACCGCTGCTCCTACTGCGACCGCACCTTCGCCCTGAAGAGGGACTGGAAGACCCACCACCGCACCCACTCGGGGACCAAGCCCTTCAAGTGCTGGTTCTGTGGCGACGGCTTCGGCGGGCAGGACCAGCTGGACCGGCACCTGGAGCTGCACAAGGGGGAGCGCTCCTACCGCTGCAAGGTCTGCGGCAAGATGTTCGTGTCCTACCAGGGCTTCAACTTCCACCGCAAGTCGCACAAGACCTCCAAGCGCCTGCCGTGCCTCAAGTGCTCCAAGACCTTCAGCAACCCGCAGAGCCTGAAGGTCCACCAAGCCACCCACTCCAGCAGGAAGCCGCACACCTGCCCCACCTGCGGGAAGGGCTTCAAGCTGCACGGAGGCCTGCGCAGCCACCAGCGCATCCACGAGGACCTGAAGGAGTACCGCTGCTCCGAGTGCAGCAAGTGCTTCTCCAGCCTGCAGGGCCTGAAGCTGCACGACCGCACCCACACGGGCCTCAAGCCCTACCAGTGCTCCGAGTGCGGCAAGAGGTTCACGCAGGCGCCGCACCTCAAGGCCCACGCCGTCACCCACACCGGCGAGCGGCCCTTCCTCTGCACCACCTGCGGCAAGAGGTTCACCCAGTCGTCCCACCTCAAGTCCCACATCAAGCTCTTCCACCTGGGCGAGAAGCCCTTCAGCTGCGCCGACTGCGGCAAGAGCTTCACCATCGCCCACTACCTGAAGATGCACCGCCTGAGCCACACCAAGGAGAAGCACTACCAGTGCTCCTACTGCGACAAGGCCTTCTCCTACCACAACTCCTGGAGGGCCCACGAGAGGATCCACACCGGCGAGCGGCCCTTCCGCTGCCGGGACTGCGGCCGCGCCTTCATCACGTCGGGCTCGCTGCTCACCCACCAGAGGGCCGTCCACACCGGCGAGAAGAACCACTACTGCATCACCTGCGGCGAGTTCTTCTTCACCAGCTCCCTGCTGCGCGTCCACCAGCTGGACCACACCGGCGAGCGCCCGCACGCCTGCAGCTGCGGCAAGACCTTCAAGACCAAAGGCGTCCTGCGCTTCCACCTGAAGAGGTTCACCGAGCACCGGCCGGCCCAGTGA
- the LOC118561103 gene encoding gastrula zinc finger protein XlCGF52.1-like isoform X2: MEYCPVCQKGFYKQAHLEAHLWSHRGQKPNECWRCGKTYPTLMSLVLHQQVHGRSEPYRCSYCDRTFALKRDWKTHHRTHSGTKPFKCWFCGDGFGGQDQLDRHLELHKGERSYRCKVCGKMFVSYQGFNFHRKSHKTSKRLPCLKCSKTFSNPQSLKVHQATHSSRKPHTCPTCGKGFKLHGGLRSHQRIHEDLKEYRCSECSKCFSSLQGLKLHDRTHTGLKPYQCSECGKRFTQAPHLKAHAVTHTGERPFLCTTCGKRFTQSSHLKSHIKLFHLGEKPFSCADCGKSFTIAHYLKMHRLSHTKEKHYQCSYCDKAFSYHNSWRAHERIHTGERPFRCRDCGRAFITSGSLLTHQRAVHTGEKNHYCITCGEFFFTSSLLRVHQLDHTGERPHACSCGKTFKTKGVLRFHLKRFTEHRPAQ, translated from the coding sequence ATGGAGTACTGCCCCGTGTGCCAGAAGGGCTTCTACAAGCAGGCCCACCTGGAGGCCCACCTGTGGAGCCACCGAGGCCAGAAGCCCAACGAGTGCTGGCGGTGCGGGAAGACCTACCCGACCCTGATGAGCCTGGTCCTGCACCAGCAGGTCCACGGCCGCAGCGAGCCGTACCGCTGCTCCTACTGCGACCGCACCTTCGCCCTGAAGAGGGACTGGAAGACCCACCACCGCACCCACTCGGGGACCAAGCCCTTCAAGTGCTGGTTCTGTGGCGACGGCTTCGGCGGGCAGGACCAGCTGGACCGGCACCTGGAGCTGCACAAGGGGGAGCGCTCCTACCGCTGCAAGGTCTGCGGCAAGATGTTCGTGTCCTACCAGGGCTTCAACTTCCACCGCAAGTCGCACAAGACCTCCAAGCGCCTGCCGTGCCTCAAGTGCTCCAAGACCTTCAGCAACCCGCAGAGCCTGAAGGTCCACCAAGCCACCCACTCCAGCAGGAAGCCGCACACCTGCCCCACCTGCGGGAAGGGCTTCAAGCTGCACGGAGGCCTGCGCAGCCACCAGCGCATCCACGAGGACCTGAAGGAGTACCGCTGCTCCGAGTGCAGCAAGTGCTTCTCCAGCCTGCAGGGCCTGAAGCTGCACGACCGCACCCACACGGGCCTCAAGCCCTACCAGTGCTCCGAGTGCGGCAAGAGGTTCACGCAGGCGCCGCACCTCAAGGCCCACGCCGTCACCCACACCGGCGAGCGGCCCTTCCTCTGCACCACCTGCGGCAAGAGGTTCACCCAGTCGTCCCACCTCAAGTCCCACATCAAGCTCTTCCACCTGGGCGAGAAGCCCTTCAGCTGCGCCGACTGCGGCAAGAGCTTCACCATCGCCCACTACCTGAAGATGCACCGCCTGAGCCACACCAAGGAGAAGCACTACCAGTGCTCCTACTGCGACAAGGCCTTCTCCTACCACAACTCCTGGAGGGCCCACGAGAGGATCCACACCGGCGAGCGGCCCTTCCGCTGCCGGGACTGCGGCCGCGCCTTCATCACGTCGGGCTCGCTGCTCACCCACCAGAGGGCCGTCCACACCGGCGAGAAGAACCACTACTGCATCACCTGCGGCGAGTTCTTCTTCACCAGCTCCCTGCTGCGCGTCCACCAGCTGGACCACACCGGCGAGCGCCCGCACGCCTGCAGCTGCGGCAAGACCTTCAAGACCAAAGGCGTCCTGCGCTTCCACCTGAAGAGGTTCACCGAGCACCGGCCGGCCCAGTGA